The Eubacteriales bacterium genome window below encodes:
- a CDS encoding aminotransferase class I/II-fold pyridoxal phosphate-dependent enzyme, which produces MPPSGIRKFFDVASTRKDCISLGIGEPDFVTPWNIRERAIYAIERGETHYTSNWGSPKLRLQIAAYLQLRTGVSYAEKEILVTTGASEALDLAFRSLLNGGEEILIPAPSYVSYMPNTILAGGVPVPLQVVEENKFKITRDLLKAAITKNTKAIVIPYPNNPTGAIMTKEDLLDIADVIKENDLIVIADEIYSELTYGRKHFSIVSIPGMRERTILINGFSKAFAMTGWRLGYVAGPVEILSAMCKIHQYTMLCASTISQAAGYEAIKYEMENDFPQVTEMLIQYDRRRKFIYNSFNEMGLKCFEAEGAFYVFPNITSTGLSSEEFCSRLLFEKNVACVPGDAFGEAGEGYIRCSYASSIENIEEALNRIREFLQEI; this is translated from the coding sequence ATGCCTCCATCGGGGATACGTAAGTTTTTTGACGTTGCATCAACGAGAAAAGACTGTATTTCTCTTGGAATAGGTGAACCGGATTTTGTCACTCCGTGGAACATACGCGAGAGAGCTATTTATGCCATAGAGAGAGGCGAAACACATTATACATCTAATTGGGGCTCGCCTAAGCTTAGGCTGCAAATAGCAGCATATTTGCAGTTGAGAACGGGGGTTTCATATGCCGAGAAAGAAATACTAGTAACGACAGGGGCTTCTGAGGCGCTTGATTTAGCTTTTCGTTCCCTATTAAACGGCGGTGAAGAGATACTTATACCGGCGCCTTCTTATGTTTCATATATGCCAAACACGATATTAGCAGGGGGCGTGCCAGTACCTTTGCAGGTCGTTGAAGAAAATAAATTTAAAATAACGAGAGATTTATTAAAAGCGGCTATAACTAAGAATACTAAAGCAATAGTCATACCTTATCCAAACAACCCGACAGGGGCGATAATGACAAAGGAAGACCTACTAGATATAGCAGACGTTATTAAAGAAAACGACTTGATTGTAATTGCAGATGAGATATATTCAGAACTTACATATGGAAGAAAGCACTTTTCAATAGTATCCATCCCAGGTATGAGGGAAAGGACCATATTAATAAACGGATTTTCCAAAGCCTTTGCTATGACAGGGTGGCGCCTTGGATATGTAGCTGGCCCGGTAGAGATCTTAAGTGCTATGTGCAAGATCCATCAGTATACTATGCTCTGTGCGTCTACGATAAGCCAGGCAGCGGGATATGAGGCCATTAAATATGAAATGGAAAACGATTTCCCACAAGTAACCGAAATGCTTATCCAATATGACAGGAGGCGTAAATTCATATATAACTCATTTAACGAAATGGGCCTTAAGTGTTTTGAGGCAGAAGGGGCATTTTATGTCTTTCCTAATATAACCTCAACCGGCCTTTCATCTGAAGAATTTTGTTCCAGGCTGCTTTTTGAAAAGAATGTGGCTTGTGTTCCGGGAGATGCATTCGGCGAAGCCGGCGAAGGCTATATACGTTGTTCTTATGCTTCATCTATTGAAAATATCGAAGAAGCTTTAAACAGGATACGCGAATTTTTACAGGAGATTTAA
- a CDS encoding phosphoglycerate kinase, with product MNKKTVKDIDVTSKRVLVRVDFNVPLNDKQEITDETRIRAALPTINYLLEKKAKVILCSHLGRPKGEFKSEFSLKPVAARLSQLVNAKVTLAKDVIGESAKSCVANMKDGEIVLLENVRFHKEETNNDEAFAKALASFADVYVNDAFGSAHRAHASTTGVAEYLPSVAGFLLEKELNVIGGALEHAERPFVAILGGAKVSDKIGVIENLMKKVDTLIIGGGMAYTFFKAKGYEVGKSLLEADKVDLAANIMKDAEKMGLKLLLPVDNVIGKEFKPDTEKKVVDSDKIPADWEGLDIGPKTRELFATEVRAAKTVIWNGPMGVFEWEAFAEGTRAVAQAMADCKGMTIIGGGDSVAAIKQMKFEDKISHISTGGGASLEFMEGKALPGVVALDDK from the coding sequence ATGAATAAAAAGACTGTAAAAGATATAGACGTAACTTCAAAAAGAGTATTAGTTCGCGTGGATTTTAATGTTCCGCTAAATGATAAACAAGAAATAACGGATGAAACACGGATCAGGGCTGCGCTTCCAACAATAAATTACCTTTTAGAGAAAAAGGCAAAGGTTATTTTGTGTTCGCATCTAGGACGGCCAAAGGGTGAATTTAAGAGTGAATTTTCTCTAAAGCCTGTAGCTGCCAGGTTATCTCAGCTTGTTAATGCGAAGGTCACTTTAGCAAAAGATGTAATAGGTGAAAGCGCCAAATCTTGTGTTGCAAATATGAAAGACGGGGAAATAGTCCTTTTAGAAAATGTTCGTTTCCATAAGGAAGAGACTAATAACGACGAGGCGTTTGCAAAAGCATTAGCCAGCTTTGCCGATGTATATGTAAACGATGCATTTGGTTCTGCACACCGTGCACATGCATCTACTACTGGAGTCGCTGAATATTTACCTTCCGTAGCGGGGTTTTTACTTGAAAAGGAATTAAACGTTATAGGCGGAGCTTTAGAACATGCAGAAAGGCCTTTCGTGGCTATTTTAGGCGGTGCAAAAGTATCCGATAAAATCGGTGTTATAGAGAACTTGATGAAAAAGGTAGATACTTTAATAATCGGCGGAGGAATGGCATATACCTTCTTTAAAGCAAAAGGCTATGAAGTAGGCAAATCTCTTCTTGAGGCAGACAAAGTCGATCTTGCCGCAAATATCATGAAAGATGCCGAAAAGATGGGGTTAAAGCTTCTTTTACCTGTAGATAACGTGATAGGGAAAGAATTTAAGCCTGACACTGAGAAAAAAGTAGTAGACAGTGACAAGATACCGGCTGATTGGGAAGGTTTAGACATAGGGCCTAAGACAAGGGAACTGTTTGCCACTGAAGTAAGAGCTGCAAAGACCGTTATATGGAACGGGCCTATGGGCGTATTTGAATGGGAGGCTTTTGCTGAAGGCACAAGGGCTGTTGCACAGGCCATGGCAGACTGCAAAGGGATGACTATAATTGGCGGCGGTGATTCTGTTGCCGCAATCAAACAGATGAAGTTCGAAGATAAGATATCACATATTTCAACAGGCGGCGGAGCTTCGCTTGAATTTATGGAAGGAAAAGCATTGCCGGGCGTTGTCGCGCTTGATGATAAATAG
- a CDS encoding VanW family protein, with product MRVRLIKRRSKTAKSKTLHLSIKDLKRILSLMVFALIVASVIAIISSSGNSTVDEKYVFSDGIFINGINVGGMTREQTDDYFAQNIEDMLNNTGINFTVLDEERVFSAKEMGCSVNIEEVYKTASSYNGNADSVEDIHYAKVTDNGLELTLFIKVGKEKMYDFLLQNKNEVNIAPTEPTVSFDPDNSDMFSYIEGENGFDVDMTDLVNRLYDKYENGSEEAIAAIGSETTPKYTVEDVKENTVKITSYTTYFKESVSSNRVFNIIKMAGIINGQVIKPGEVWSINEVAGPRTEELGWKLAPGIENGLYSDQPGGGICQISTTLFNAAIRAELELVEHKRHSWPSYYAPEGLDATISTGSPDLKLQNPYETPIYILAKVDKETKSVTVDIYGAPLSHGYTVDFVSKTVKTEYPPAPDIRESETDTNGEPLEPGESVKVRDSKMGIYVEVYKRYIDKDGKVVMVQLMYDCTYSAKSAVYYENRNEPTEGTD from the coding sequence ATGAGAGTTAGGTTAATCAAACGACGCAGTAAAACCGCAAAATCAAAAACTTTACATTTATCTATAAAAGATTTAAAGCGCATTTTATCTTTAATGGTATTTGCGCTTATTGTAGCTAGCGTAATAGCTATTATATCATCTTCAGGAAATAGTACAGTTGATGAAAAATACGTTTTTTCAGATGGAATATTTATAAACGGAATAAACGTAGGCGGGATGACAAGGGAACAGACAGATGATTATTTTGCGCAGAATATAGAAGATATGTTAAACAATACGGGCATCAACTTTACTGTCCTAGATGAGGAACGTGTTTTTAGTGCTAAAGAAATGGGATGCTCAGTTAATATTGAGGAAGTATATAAAACGGCAAGCAGCTATAATGGCAATGCTGACAGCGTGGAAGACATACATTATGCCAAAGTTACCGATAACGGGTTAGAACTCACTTTATTTATTAAAGTCGGCAAAGAAAAGATGTACGATTTTTTGCTTCAGAATAAAAACGAAGTCAATATTGCACCAACTGAGCCCACTGTATCTTTTGACCCGGATAATTCTGATATGTTCTCTTATATAGAGGGCGAGAATGGTTTCGATGTCGATATGACCGATTTAGTAAACCGTTTATACGATAAATATGAAAACGGCTCAGAAGAAGCAATAGCAGCAATTGGAAGTGAAACTACGCCTAAATATACGGTAGAAGACGTTAAGGAAAACACGGTTAAGATAACATCTTATACAACTTATTTCAAAGAGAGCGTATCTTCAAACAGGGTATTTAACATTATAAAAATGGCTGGGATCATAAACGGCCAGGTAATAAAACCTGGAGAAGTATGGTCTATAAATGAGGTTGCCGGGCCAAGGACTGAAGAGCTGGGGTGGAAGCTTGCGCCGGGAATTGAAAACGGTCTTTATTCAGACCAGCCGGGCGGAGGCATATGCCAGATATCGACTACGCTATTCAATGCAGCGATAAGGGCAGAGCTTGAATTAGTAGAGCACAAGCGCCATTCATGGCCATCATATTATGCGCCTGAAGGACTGGATGCTACTATCTCTACGGGTTCGCCTGATTTAAAACTGCAAAACCCTTATGAAACACCCATATATATTTTGGCAAAAGTTGATAAAGAGACAAAGAGCGTTACGGTTGATATTTACGGTGCGCCGCTTTCCCATGGGTATACCGTTGACTTTGTATCAAAGACAGTAAAGACAGAGTATCCGCCGGCACCGGATATAAGGGAATCTGAAACGGATACGAACGGAGAACCGCTTGAACCGGGAGAGAGCGTAAAAGTTCGTGACAGCAAGATGGGCATATACGTTGAAGTATATAAACGATACATAGATAAAGATGGTAAAGTCGTGATGGTTCAGCTTATGTATGATTGCACATATTCTGCAAAATCAGCGGTTTATTATGAAAACCGGAACGAACCGACCGAAGGCACGGATTAA
- a CDS encoding VanW family protein, which yields MKTGNKSEKRPIEKKKIIIISLLGTLGVLLVISLIFIFVIDNTQSVKDSIKDYTFCSGVSIEGTDLSGLTFEQGKAKIKEIDFNDNTEITFTVNGDSYTYEGDKIGISYDLDVVLTNAILYGNAGTLMNRILEKNTAIEKGKDFKLELTLDEEKFRQVLNSSEGINRQAQDATVEFNAEKDDFDPLTDEVFTYHEAKEGIQVDMDQVVSLVKEELKSGDLKTIEVSGTTTGPSVTVEDLKATRQLVSEYSNSYKGHNNDNPNRVYNFTKLAGIICGMTIEPGEEFSMNDRVGPRYASLGWLDAPGLTGGRAVDQPGGGVCQASSCFYMASILAELEVVEKQNHSWPSSYHPAGLDATINTGSPDLVVKNQYSTTIYIVAYVNTKDKTMNVKLYGAPLAHGYTVDYVSTKVSNIQPGTQKKIEATEDPDGNAIEPGDQVVWQKRRTGSVWTVTKRYLDADGNVVEEFKNWDTVRYPAFSGIIYYNPESTPVSEDTDTKGTTSTTSPSASVSPSTSTSPST from the coding sequence ATGAAAACAGGTAACAAGAGCGAGAAAAGACCGATAGAAAAGAAAAAAATTATTATAATAAGTTTACTTGGTACTTTAGGTGTACTCTTAGTCATTTCATTAATATTTATTTTTGTGATAGATAATACCCAATCTGTTAAGGATTCCATTAAAGATTATACTTTTTGCAGCGGCGTAAGCATAGAAGGGACGGATTTATCCGGCTTGACATTTGAACAGGGTAAAGCCAAGATTAAGGAAATAGACTTTAACGATAACACTGAAATAACATTTACAGTAAACGGGGATTCGTATACATATGAGGGAGACAAGATCGGCATATCTTATGATTTGGATGTAGTGTTGACAAATGCGATACTATATGGGAATGCAGGCACCTTGATGAACCGTATACTTGAAAAAAACACTGCTATTGAAAAAGGCAAAGATTTTAAACTAGAACTTACACTAGATGAAGAAAAGTTTCGTCAAGTCCTCAATTCGAGTGAGGGCATAAACAGGCAGGCTCAAGATGCGACTGTTGAATTCAATGCAGAAAAAGACGATTTCGACCCATTGACAGATGAGGTCTTTACATATCATGAGGCAAAAGAGGGTATTCAGGTCGATATGGATCAGGTAGTTTCTTTGGTCAAGGAGGAGCTAAAAAGCGGCGATTTAAAGACTATAGAGGTGTCAGGAACTACAACAGGGCCATCAGTTACAGTAGAAGATTTAAAGGCAACGAGACAACTTGTATCCGAATACAGTAATTCATATAAAGGCCATAACAACGACAACCCGAATAGGGTATATAACTTCACAAAACTAGCAGGGATAATCTGCGGCATGACTATTGAACCGGGAGAGGAGTTCTCCATGAACGATAGAGTCGGCCCAAGGTATGCTTCTCTAGGGTGGTTAGATGCACCGGGGCTTACAGGCGGAAGGGCGGTAGACCAGCCGGGCGGAGGAGTATGTCAGGCTTCATCTTGTTTTTATATGGCATCTATTTTGGCTGAGCTCGAAGTCGTTGAAAAGCAAAACCATTCATGGCCATCTTCATATCATCCGGCGGGGCTTGATGCTACGATAAATACCGGCTCACCCGACCTAGTGGTTAAAAATCAGTATTCTACAACTATATACATAGTGGCATATGTAAACACAAAGGACAAGACGATGAATGTAAAGCTTTACGGTGCTCCTTTGGCCCATGGGTATACAGTAGATTATGTATCTACCAAGGTCAGCAACATTCAGCCGGGGACTCAAAAAAAGATAGAAGCAACTGAGGACCCTGACGGGAATGCAATTGAACCGGGTGACCAAGTAGTATGGCAGAAAAGAAGAACGGGTTCTGTATGGACTGTTACAAAGAGATATTTAGATGCAGACGGAAACGTCGTTGAAGAATTTAAAAATTGGGATACTGTAAGGTATCCAGCATTTAGCGGAATTATATATTACAACCCTGAAAGCACGCCTGTATCAGAAGATACAGACACTAAAGGGACTACATCGACTACAAGCCCTAGCGCATCGGTCTCACCCAGTACTTCTACTTCACCAAGTACATGA
- a CDS encoding Cof-type HAD-IIB family hydrolase, which produces MHIKLVALDFDGTLINDDLIITEETKNTIYECHKRGIEVFLNSGRVYSTIVRFARDLKIKLPIACCNGAYMRDEEKIYKQEMLTTDATIKAMEVIRKYGCYFHVFVKEKILAEKHMFWPELYDIWRDGIGKGYEDILRKDLSFQEIVDYTDDDVIKILVVEDDEEKMNSLKNELSEIGSYYLCSSARNILEILKPGISKGVILKEMADKLGIESDEIMAVGDSDNDLSMIEYAGLGVALKNAAKELKSIADLTMEFTNNEEGAAQAIKRFALE; this is translated from the coding sequence ATGCACATAAAACTCGTGGCACTTGATTTTGACGGGACATTGATAAACGATGATTTGATCATTACTGAAGAAACAAAAAATACGATATATGAATGCCATAAGAGGGGTATAGAGGTCTTTTTAAATTCAGGCAGAGTATATTCAACCATAGTAAGGTTTGCACGTGATCTTAAAATCAAACTACCGATAGCCTGCTGTAACGGAGCTTACATGCGTGACGAAGAAAAAATATACAAACAGGAAATGCTGACGACAGATGCAACAATTAAGGCTATGGAAGTAATAAGAAAATACGGCTGCTATTTTCATGTTTTTGTTAAGGAAAAAATCCTGGCAGAAAAACACATGTTTTGGCCTGAGCTTTACGATATATGGAGAGACGGTATAGGTAAAGGATATGAGGACATTTTAAGAAAAGACCTGAGTTTTCAAGAAATAGTTGATTACACCGATGACGACGTTATAAAGATTTTAGTAGTAGAAGACGATGAAGAAAAGATGAATTCCTTAAAAAACGAACTCAGTGAAATAGGCAGTTATTATTTGTGCTCTTCGGCAAGAAATATTCTAGAGATTTTAAAACCGGGAATATCAAAGGGTGTAATTTTAAAAGAAATGGCTGATAAGCTTGGTATTGAGTCCGATGAAATCATGGCCGTTGGAGACAGCGACAATGACCTTAGCATGATAGAATATGCGGGGCTTGGAGTTGCACTTAAAAATGCGGCTAAAGAGCTTAAAAGCATTGCGGATCTTACAATGGAATTTACTAATAACGAAGAAGGGGCGGCGCAAGCAATCAAACGTTTTGCTTTAGAGTAG
- a CDS encoding DUF362 domain-containing protein, producing the protein MGKVAILKCDEYEYEKVQDTLLNAISLLGGIDKFIFPGAKVVVKPNLLRKAAPRQNITTHPFIVRAICTLAKEAGGDVTIAESPGGIYTKAALKAIYDATGMTEAAEKSGAKLNYDTDVVEVEFGHGSHIESLRLIKPVVNADVIISAAKLKTHSMMGYTGAVKNMYGAVPGVTKAEYHFRMKDKDRFADMLIDLYEFIHPSLSIIDAIWGMEGEGPAAGDPVKIGALMASDDAVSLDLAATHMVGMDAGYVPVLKRAIKRSICLSDISNIEFLGDAIDNFKCKIKTPVSLQQELIKGYVPGFLEGFADRCLALYPAFDKDKCISCMICKDNCPAGAIRVVNSKPKLSKKSCIQCYCCHELCPKKAIKIKRPWIFSTAEKLFK; encoded by the coding sequence ATGGGAAAAGTTGCTATATTAAAGTGCGATGAATACGAGTACGAAAAGGTACAAGATACACTTTTAAACGCTATTTCATTGCTCGGCGGAATAGATAAGTTCATTTTCCCTGGGGCAAAGGTAGTTGTCAAGCCTAACTTGCTTAGAAAGGCAGCTCCCAGACAAAATATAACAACTCATCCGTTTATCGTTAGAGCGATATGTACTCTTGCTAAAGAAGCCGGAGGAGACGTGACTATCGCCGAAAGCCCCGGAGGTATTTACACTAAAGCCGCATTAAAAGCAATATACGATGCAACAGGCATGACCGAAGCGGCAGAAAAAAGCGGGGCAAAGCTAAATTATGATACCGACGTCGTTGAAGTTGAATTTGGGCATGGTTCACATATAGAAAGTTTAAGGCTTATAAAGCCTGTAGTTAACGCTGACGTTATCATATCAGCAGCTAAACTTAAAACACACAGCATGATGGGATATACCGGAGCCGTTAAAAATATGTATGGTGCCGTGCCCGGAGTCACTAAGGCGGAATACCACTTTAGAATGAAGGATAAGGACCGTTTTGCGGACATGCTCATTGATTTATATGAGTTTATCCACCCGTCACTTAGCATTATAGATGCTATATGGGGAATGGAAGGAGAAGGCCCTGCAGCGGGAGACCCTGTCAAGATAGGGGCTTTGATGGCTTCAGACGATGCGGTGAGCCTGGACCTAGCTGCTACACATATGGTGGGAATGGACGCAGGATATGTCCCTGTCTTAAAAAGAGCGATTAAGCGCAGTATCTGTTTAAGCGATATTTCAAATATAGAGTTTTTGGGAGATGCTATAGATAATTTTAAGTGTAAAATAAAGACGCCTGTATCACTTCAACAAGAACTTATAAAGGGGTACGTCCCCGGATTCTTAGAAGGTTTTGCAGACAGGTGCCTTGCTCTTTATCCGGCATTTGATAAGGATAAGTGCATATCTTGCATGATATGCAAAGATAACTGCCCAGCTGGTGCCATAAGGGTTGTAAATTCAAAGCCAAAACTTTCCAAAAAATCGTGTATACAGTGTTATTGCTGCCATGAACTTTGCCCGAAAAAGGCAATTAAGATAAAACGCCCATGGATTTTTTCAACGGCGGAAAAACTGTTTAAGTAA
- a CDS encoding aconitate hydratase encodes MAGKPLAKKIIEKHLVSGEMVPGSEISIKIDYTLTQDSTGTMAYLQFESMGVKRVRTKRSVAYIDHNTLQSGFENADDHKYIETVAAKHGVYFSKPGNGICHQVNLERFGVPGSTLLGSDSHTPTGGGIGMIAIGAGGLDVAVAMGGGAYYLPMPKIVNIKLTGKLSSGVSAKDVILEVLRMLTVKGGVGRIIEYSGAGVATLSVPERATITNMGAELGATTSIFPSDETTKAFLKAQGREKDYTPLSADKDAVYDEEYTINMSNLKPLAAKPHSPDNVEAVSDIGSIAIDQVCIGSCTNSSYQDMMKVANILKGKTVAKNVSLVISPGSKQVLNMLAKNDALGDMIAAGARILECACGPCIGMGQSPKTDAVSLRTFNRNFFGRSGTASAKVYLVSPETAAASAIAGVLSDPTKMDIDMSALNIDMPDEFFINDNLIISPATNGEDVDIVRGPNIKPFPVNNELADLVTGEVLLKMEDNITTDHIMPSNAKLLPYRSNIPYLSEYCLTPVDEAFPERAKSKNGGFLVAGQNYGQGSSREHAALVPLYLGIKGVIAKSFARIHMANLINSGILPMVFVDEADYDRIDTADVLVIKDAVSNVLDKDTFEVFNKTKGFGFMVKIDASDRLKSILADGGLLNHTKKSNA; translated from the coding sequence ATGGCAGGTAAACCGTTAGCAAAAAAGATAATTGAAAAACATTTGGTTTCTGGGGAAATGGTTCCGGGAAGCGAAATATCGATTAAAATAGACTATACGTTGACGCAGGATTCAACAGGCACTATGGCATATTTGCAGTTTGAATCCATGGGAGTGAAAAGAGTAAGGACCAAGCGTTCGGTTGCGTATATAGACCATAACACTTTGCAGTCTGGTTTTGAAAATGCGGACGACCATAAGTATATAGAGACGGTCGCAGCAAAGCATGGCGTATACTTTTCAAAGCCAGGAAACGGCATCTGCCACCAGGTTAATTTAGAGAGATTCGGAGTTCCGGGAAGTACGCTTCTAGGTTCGGACAGCCATACGCCGACAGGCGGAGGTATAGGTATGATAGCCATAGGTGCAGGAGGGCTTGACGTTGCAGTTGCCATGGGCGGAGGAGCTTATTACCTTCCTATGCCGAAGATAGTGAATATTAAGCTGACCGGAAAGCTAAGCAGCGGTGTTTCGGCAAAAGACGTTATTTTAGAAGTTTTGCGCATGCTGACTGTAAAAGGCGGCGTTGGGCGTATAATAGAATATTCCGGAGCAGGAGTAGCTACGTTGAGCGTTCCTGAGCGCGCAACCATAACTAATATGGGGGCGGAACTCGGAGCGACTACCTCGATTTTTCCAAGCGATGAAACGACAAAGGCCTTTTTAAAGGCACAGGGAAGAGAAAAAGACTATACTCCTCTTTCCGCAGATAAAGATGCTGTTTATGATGAAGAATATACGATCAATATGTCTAATTTAAAACCGCTCGCTGCAAAACCGCACAGCCCGGATAACGTAGAAGCAGTTTCAGATATAGGCAGCATAGCTATAGACCAGGTCTGCATAGGCAGCTGTACGAATTCATCCTATCAGGATATGATGAAGGTTGCCAATATATTAAAAGGCAAGACAGTTGCAAAAAACGTAAGCCTTGTCATTTCACCGGGCTCAAAACAGGTTTTAAACATGCTTGCTAAAAACGATGCGCTAGGGGACATGATAGCAGCAGGAGCAAGAATTTTAGAATGTGCATGCGGCCCATGTATAGGTATGGGGCAATCCCCGAAGACAGATGCCGTTTCACTTCGCACATTTAACAGAAACTTTTTTGGCAGGTCCGGGACTGCATCGGCAAAAGTTTATTTGGTAAGCCCCGAAACTGCAGCAGCATCGGCGATAGCGGGGGTGCTAAGCGACCCTACAAAAATGGATATAGATATGTCGGCACTTAACATAGACATGCCAGACGAATTTTTTATAAACGATAATTTGATAATTTCACCGGCAACCAACGGAGAGGATGTGGACATAGTCCGCGGGCCTAACATAAAGCCTTTCCCAGTAAACAACGAGTTAGCCGACTTAGTTACCGGAGAAGTACTCTTAAAGATGGAGGACAATATCACTACGGACCATATTATGCCGTCTAACGCAAAACTTTTGCCATATAGGTCTAATATACCTTATCTATCAGAGTATTGCCTTACACCGGTTGATGAGGCGTTCCCTGAAAGGGCAAAAAGCAAAAACGGAGGCTTTTTGGTTGCAGGACAAAATTACGGGCAAGGCTCTTCGCGTGAACATGCGGCTTTGGTTCCTTTATATCTTGGTATCAAAGGCGTAATAGCCAAGTCTTTTGCGAGGATACACATGGCCAATCTCATAAACTCAGGTATTTTGCCTATGGTTTTTGTCGATGAAGCAGATTATGACAGGATAGATACTGCAGACGTATTAGTCATTAAAGATGCAGTTTCAAATGTTCTTGATAAGGATACTTTTGAAGTTTTTAACAAAACTAAAGGCTTTGGTTTTATGGTAAAAATAGATGCGTCTGACAGGCTAAAATCAATACTTGCAGACGGAGGGTTACTAAATCACACTAAAAAATCAAATGCTTAA
- a CDS encoding tRNA (cytidine(34)-2'-O)-methyltransferase, with protein MAFNIVLVEPEIPQNTGNIVRTCAITGAKLHLIKPLGFSIEDRYLKRAGLDYWKDAQVIVYDNLEDFFSKNSGRYYYASTKAKKTYSDVAFTDNDYILFGKETKGLPEELIYGNYDYAIRVPMKEGQRSLNLSNSVAIVLYEALRQSGFLSLK; from the coding sequence ATGGCATTTAATATAGTTCTGGTAGAACCGGAAATACCCCAGAATACGGGTAACATAGTTCGCACATGCGCAATCACGGGGGCAAAACTTCATTTGATAAAACCACTCGGGTTTTCTATAGAAGACAGGTATTTAAAAAGAGCAGGTCTTGACTATTGGAAAGATGCACAGGTTATCGTTTATGATAATTTAGAGGATTTTTTCTCCAAGAATAGCGGCAGGTATTACTATGCCTCTACAAAGGCTAAAAAGACATACAGTGATGTAGCTTTTACAGACAACGATTATATATTATTTGGGAAAGAGACAAAGGGGCTGCCGGAAGAACTCATATACGGCAACTACGATTATGCCATACGTGTGCCGATGAAAGAAGGGCAGCGCTCCTTAAACCTTTCAAATAGTGTGGCTATAGTACTTTATGAGGCATTGAGGCAAAGCGGTTTTTTAAGCCTTAAGTGA
- a CDS encoding Lrp/AsnC family transcriptional regulator gives MEEKIANEILDILQNNGKALPSDITKMIGIDEETVGLTIKQLEKDKVIAKYCAVINREKLEGEYAEALVEVGVTPQRDRGYDDVAKRIYRFPEVKAVYLMSGTYDLAVMLESDNVKKISKFVFEKLAVIDGVRKTATHFIMRKYKEQGAIFAEEERDTRLVVSP, from the coding sequence ATGGAAGAAAAAATAGCCAACGAGATATTAGATATTTTGCAAAATAATGGAAAAGCATTGCCAAGCGACATTACAAAGATGATTGGAATAGATGAGGAAACGGTCGGCTTGACGATAAAGCAGCTTGAAAAAGATAAGGTAATTGCAAAATACTGTGCAGTAATAAACCGTGAAAAACTCGAAGGTGAATATGCAGAAGCGTTGGTTGAAGTGGGCGTCACTCCGCAAAGGGACCGCGGATACGATGACGTGGCAAAAAGAATCTATCGCTTCCCGGAAGTCAAGGCAGTTTATTTGATGTCTGGCACTTACGACCTGGCTGTCATGTTAGAATCCGATAATGTTAAAAAGATATCGAAATTCGTTTTTGAAAAGCTGGCGGTTATAGACGGGGTCAGAAAAACTGCTACGCATTTCATTATGCGCAAGTATAAAGAGCAGGGCGCTATATTTGCCGAAGAAGAAAGAGATACAAGGTTGGTGGTCTCACCGTGA